A region of the Dreissena polymorpha isolate Duluth1 chromosome 6, UMN_Dpol_1.0, whole genome shotgun sequence genome:
AATCTTCAAAAATCTGTGGACATAATTGCATCTTTTCTCATGCACTTTTATTTTCTAATTAAGTATCCTTATTAAGTATCCaccaaaataaatcttaaaacttatttttatctCCACAAAACTTATATTTTTACACTTAAGATAATTTTCTGTACACACAACTTGATATGGAGATTATTTTAAAGAAGGGTAAAAGAAATATACATGTAGCAAAACTATGCATCAGCCATTAATAATATGaacaatgttatattattttttttaacctgtATAATAAAGCTAAAGGCATTTACTAATCTAAATGCTAagtatatatttgacattttattttttaaataataattctttattatttagataattttatatttgttgcatATGATACATTAATATAACTGATTTTTCTGGGAGGGGGGGCATAACGGGAGTGTGTTATTTTTCTTATGTTATATCAAGTTATTTGATTTCTTGTAATAATATGTGCTCGAGGCAAAATTACTGATTTGTGATTTCCTCTTTATAAAGGGTACAGAATAGACGAGAGTAAGTATATGCATACATAACTATAAATACGTGTTTTTATGTAATAGAGACATATTTTCCGCACTTGTTTGAAGTTCATGTCTATCGATTCTCCATCTTTCATGTAGATGCAAACAAATCTTTCGCATATCTTTTCTagtgttttctttttaaagtcaCATTATGGGTGTATTCCAAATAAACTGACTGGTTTTATTTTTGGACTTATGTCAGTCGGCGAATTCGTACAGAAAACAAAAGACTGTTTGCATGGTGTTTTGGAAAAAACATTTTCTCTGGTTATTTTCGTCTGTAAAATAATCGTAAGCACATAATAGTTACATCAGCAAACCAGAGTAAAGTAAACCAAtaatctgaagaaaaaaaaacgttaaaacgttTGTTAACATTCATCAAATAAgtaaatgattaagtcatattgtACTTATTACCTTAGCAACAAGTAAATGAATGTATTCGCTTTGAGAATTTAAATGCAACAAGTTTCGTCAACGTATGCAGAAAAGAGAACACATTCTTTTACTTCTACCTATTTGAGTGAATTTAAGCTGTTGtctatttttaaatttgtttaggTTTTCGCTtccattattttacattttattttaaaattatagaaaagacataattaatataataagacATGTGTGTTTGATTCTAAAGGACATAAGTTACAAGTATTGATTTGTCAACGAACACACTTAAAATTTGGATGACCCCCAACACCCACAATCTTATTTAAGGTATTATGATTAGTCTCTGATCGTCTCTATAAATGTTTCTCGAAAGCTAACTAAACTTTTCCGATGTTTGAACAATGTACAGCATTGTATACGCGATGTTTGCTTGTAACATATTTGGTATATCGTCGATGGTTGAAACCGTGCTTGCTTTTTGATTTTTCAGTAGAAGAAGAgcacataaaataacaaaatattcgtTGCAAAACATCGCCCAATCCCGAGTAAAAATGGTTAAATATAGTTCTCACTTCAATTgcgtatatacatatattttgccacTGCATTGCCAAATTTTCGTTGATTAGCGGccattttattgtatttgtctTCGGTCATAATTGGTGTTTAGTCAGAAAAGTTTCAAGTCATGTCATATCCTTCACAACTAAAAATCGAAGATTGAGTAATTGATAAGCAATATTACATCGACATAGAGAATACTTTGTAAGTGTTGGATAGAGATAAGTGTATTAGGCGAGACTTAAAAAACCACGTGCCTTAGGGAGTGGTTCAGATTAAAATCATGAGCAAAAAAGTCATCTGTATTTGACAATTTCCTCTTTATCCAATTATCTTCACATTATTGCAATCTTCATAAAACAATGCTACAACGTTTACTGTACGTCACTTTATTGCGTACATTCACCATAATAAACGGTTTTTAAATTCACcaaaatatatcaaacaagaTATCATTTCATTGATGCGAGTGTTatgattttatcaaataattttctAATATTTGCTTCCAAATTGCTGGCGTTGATCAGAGCCATATATTCCACTATATATGTAATAATCATACGTTTCGTTTTATACTTTGTGCTGTTCTTTCcagatttttgttttaagttgcttttagtgtttgtttgtgtgtaatGTGTGAAAAAGGTCTTTGAAGTCGCCCAACTTCACTATTGTAATGACAATAACATTGTACGAGAATGCTTAGACATATCCACTAGAATTAGAACAATGTTGTATGTGTGTATCCATTATACATTTCCAATTTCTCtcaatatattcaattttaatccATATGTCTCTATTTATCACTTAAATATAGTGGTCACTTAAGTTTATACTGTCCATCATAAGTGTTTAATACtgaaaaaacaaatcaatttaaGTGCTCGTTGTGTTTCACCCGAATTCATAGTTCATCCGTATActgatcaaaatattttatttacacctGAATCGTTTTCAAACTTTTATTAAGtgcacaatatgcaagaaaaggACATCGCATTGCATCATTTTAAGAATAAAATGTTCTGTTGTATTACAATACacacataatttatattttatctaTATGAATTTTAAACATAGATGGTAACTTGCAAAATACTCTTTGGTGAAATAAATCTCTGTAGTTTTACTGGCTTAAGAGATTCAGAACGTAAAGTTATCAGTTAGTtcctatttcttttttttcacgaTAATCATATTCCTTAATGCTCTTTATAATTATtgtgttgtacatgtacattaacaACCATAAAAGGTGTGTGATAAGaggcttttttttattttacgtaagctaaaattttatcaaaataaacctTTTACTTCAAATAGTCTAAGCATAATTTGCAACTAAACGGATTATGCGGTCTATGTTGTAGTCAAGCTACCGTTTCCAGTTTTCGCATAACTTGACTATTCATTAGTAATTAATGCAATATTAATTAGAAACGTTCAGTGCATAATTCAGCATGCGTTCCATGGGTAAATCCCTGGGTTGTCATTGGTTATTTGTTTCACACTTTCCGTGTAATTGATTTCTTTGTAAGCGATACTGGGAATTTATTCAATTGTTATCCGCTGAATAATCGAGGCTAACTCTGTCACGATTTCAAGTCCTACGATATCGATTTTGCTGGCAACAGAAAAATTCTATTGACACGCCTGATTTCTAATTAACAGATGATCATTGCGCAATGTATGCTAGATTTCTAATACAGTATACGTAAAACGTCAGGCCTAAATTAGGACAATTCTGGTTTCTCAAATAATTCAAGAAATGTtggtttttttcctttttaacgGAAATGTCAAGATTTGCCGTcgaaatatacaattaaaactaAAGTTACTTCCATTACACAGTagttaaataaattatatcaaaGTTGGATTTTCTAGATTTTAATGACTCGCTATTTAAGGTACAACTGCGTGAAAaagggacaataaaacacaacattgtaTGCATTCAAGTGTATGAATattctatttaaaaatgtttgctTCATATCtgataaatttataaatattattttacaaatttaaccGTACATGTGCTATCCAtctgcttttatttttttttaaataaatgctttaCAAATGTATGTATCTTCATGTGCAAATGCATTCATCTTCTTTACACATGTATGCATCTTCTGTTAGCAATGTATGTAGCATTTCTCACAAAAGTATGCTACtcctcttaaaacaaaatttatgttTATCAACCTTGTAATTCAATAGCAACACTACAGTATTAATGAAGCCATGAATACACCATGACATATAAAAAAGCGTTAATAAAAGAAACATACAtgcatttatttatgaaaatgtaCGCAAACAAACCGGACACATTTTTTCCTAATGTATATTCAGTTTTATTTGTTCAAGTTGTTCAACAAAGTTCAATTAAACCACAGCAGTAACTGTAATTTTACTAAAACTCTTTATGCAAAGTTATATATTCATCATTACCGTTACGTTGAATATATAACTGTTCGTTTAACGGTATTTCATACCGGTCTAGCTATACTGGGTAAATCACCATAATACATAGTACTTACATTTACTGTTATCAGGCGACTCAAGAAGGAGGCGGAACTCCAAGAGCTTGAGGCCGGTGAGTTAGATGCCGTCACCAAAATGTGGTCGTTCGAGATCGAAGGAGAGTACTATAACGTGGTCCTGTTCCTCGCAAACGGTGAGGCAATAACACaataaattgagtcgtgttctgagaaaactgggcataatgcatgtgcgtaaagtgtcgtcccagaatagcctgtgcagtccgcacaagctaacctgggacgacactttccgccttaattggatttttgctaagaagagacttcatttaaacgaaaaatgtcataaaagcaaaaagtgtcgtccctgattagcctgtgcgaacttcactggctaatctcagacgacactttacgcccagttttctcggaacgcgactcatttgatgAAATCGAAATGCAGAGATGCAactcacaaaacaaaacaaaacaatacaatacaatacaatttgtaATGTGTGGACGGGAATAAAGCTGTATAACCAACACAAAAATAATCATACATTGACGTAATCGAAATTCAGATATTACGTTGTGTTTTTACGATTATGATGTCTATGTGTCGTATTACAACATATGTACggaataatttgtgtttaatggTGTAAATGTAATTTGGTGTAAATGCCGCTTGTAAATCAAAGAGTTTCCGACTGTACACACGGAATGTTAATGTAATTGTATTGAGGTTTCGATACCATTTCTTTTGAAATTGTGTTGTTCACCAACTGTAtatacatttggaaaaaaatcgacaTAGTACTTTCGCATATAGACACCTATGTAATAAAATATCCCTTACTAGaggaaaacacaatttatatctaaaatatatacatagagTGAAATTCGTCTTGTCATAATCATGATTACGATATAATTGTACAGAAAGTATTATTTAACTtctgacttgtttttttttctttccagaCAAAGACACGGTCGACATATTTGTAAACGACGACGAAATAACCAATGTGATGGTACGACCActtgcattttatgttttggcGTAATTGTGTTGAAACACATAATTTTTTATCCATATAGTGCTTGCCCTGTTCTATTAAAGTTTGCACGAGAAAATTAAGTaacaactgatttttttttagcgTAAAGTAAATATGAAATTATTGTGAGTATGTCTTAAAACTGAAGAACATGTGAAACAATTGACATGAACAAAACTGATAGTGATTGTCAACTATTCTTCTTCTTAAATCGCATAGTCATTTAGATTTGTCGTTCGACAAAAATGCATTACTTACGTATAAGTTTGTTAATACAAACGTCCGACTCTCGTTTTCATAAGAACGTGTTACGTACCAAATAATTAGTTTTGCTTTTTATTTGACTAAGAGATACATTTATAACAATAAGTTGACCAATCGTaggttaaaggctctataaaggtgaagatacgtaattatttacagatttttcaatacttttttcatattttatttataaaggttatcaaaaaacaatatatatatgctattggacataataataaaaaaaatgagcaatacaacttgttttgagctcaaaataaagtgtcctccaagtcaattgtgtttacaaacaatcagtttatttacatcgctgtttactcgcgaaagagaaagtgaaagtgactcaggtcaccaaaaatataatgatgacttttaacgttttccggtatcactcacaaagtaggtctcttctaaatggttaaaacgtttgtagtgatctaataagttactttctgctggtaaaaagttgttaaaatagaattaaaattgaattttctttcggctatttttagcatatgtcaacgctctgaggcttcacatcacgttagttgcaaaaatgtaaacatttcttccaattatgaaacgggtttatcttccataattcttgacaacgttgtacctaagctgtgttattagcagtttcTATGCAAGAGTAACTGGAATCCGGTAAAAAtaagaccagttgatatgcataataattggttttgtcacctttatagagcctttaagtgTGTGGTATTAAAAAACGCAAATAGCTTCATAATCTAATCGATTTAATGCTTGGATTCTATgaccaaaaacaacaaaactccTCAATGTTTTGTGTGTAAGCTATTATGACGTACTAAtcagttaaagccacacaccttgaaatgaaatacattgcatagtaaattaaagtataaataagaaagatattttatctatgccaattagaatatatctggtggttacaaggtagaaatccgtctttttgcgctttgaaacttcaaataatcgcgtttgtcgaaatggacgtatacgtccagaaataacttgctaactaggctatagatttaatgacaattttgcacactttcaattTGCATctatatatattgattaacatgtatttcatttcaaggtgtgtggctttaaccatGTAAGCCTGTCCTTTAAATGCGCGATAATACTGAAACATTTATGACTGCGCGCTATTGTTGATTTATGTTACAATTTCAACGCTGTACACAAATTCTATTGAATGAATGCGCCGATGTAACGATAATACGACTACAACGTTAGCAAATATTTGCCACAAACATTATATTCAGTTGCCCAACACTGTTGTTTCTACTGATACATGTTATTCTTATAAATTTCGCATATATGTTATTATTGCTGAACAATATTCAccacatttaacccatttatgcctatcgtctagaaacaaaggcctttgcaaacagcgtagacccagatgagacgccgcatgatgcggcgtctcatcagggtctgcgctgtttgcttaaaggaatttctgtaagaaatactctaaatatagaaattaatatactagacatccctaattttggaaataaattgatccaatttagaaggatgggagagtccactaggcataaatggattaattacGGACCAAATTCGGTTCACGATGTACGAGTTTTCTCGACTTCAAAGCAACTTATGCAGTATTAGCttcgttatgtctcttttaagaCCGATGTAAGCCCAGAGGGTGCAACGTTTGATTTCCTCGTTGGGTCGTCCTACAAGGCCCGGATTAGCTGCAGTAAAGACCCTGGGCAGGGCCTGGTCTACTCCCTCACCATTGACGGCTACAAAGTCCCCGAGTGTGACTAGTTGTCAGATGGCAATACCAGGGATTCTTTGGGCACATGTTACGCCCGTACTAACGACGTTCGTATtggaaaattaattaaatgttatcaCTTAATTTGCATTCTTAAGTCGTTAGATATAGAGGATATCGTAATTGTATATTAGTGTTTCAATAAATATAGCTTTGGTTTAGTAAATTGTATGTTTGTCTAAACAGAAATCGTTTGGTTTTATCTAGTACAAAATATTTTGActtcaaaagttgttgttgttacatCGATATGATTTTAAAGAGGAATAAGAAGTTATACTTAAGTGATATTAGTGAACCATAATAAGCTGTGTGAATCcagcttaattttaatttaagccTAATGCTGGCATTTGTAtgacaagcggttcgacgcataatcccaagaaactaggtttctcatgagaacctaggttctcaaaataagaacctaggttctcaaaatgagaacctaggttctcatgagaacctatgttttcaaatgagaacctaggttctcatgaaaacctaggttctcatttgaaaacttgggttcttgaagccatgtgcaatcttcaagcgagaacctaggttctcagaatgagaacctaggttctcattagaaacctagtttcttgggattatgcgtcgaaccgcttgccatacattTGTGATAGAAATCTGTGACGTTACTTTGATTTTGTAGCGGGTTTTTACTTTATAACGTCTGTGGAGGTCATGTCTGGTAATAATGCCTTTCTCACCGTTTCCATGTAAAGTGTTTACGTCGATTTTAATATATGAGTGAATATATATCATGAAGCAGTGCAATAAATTAATggtaaaaaatgtcatttttaatttatagGAATAATATTAATCCATACAAATTATCTGGAGAGAAAAATAATAAGTGCTTATGCAAAATAAACGTATCGTacacaatattttttcatgtagaaTGTATGGACGCGTTGGCttaataacccatttatgcctagcgactAGAAAAAAaagacttggcaaacagcgtagacccagatgtgacgccgcatgatgcggcgtctcatctggatctgcgctgtttgcttaaaggaatttctgtaagaaatattctaaatatagaaataaatatacaagacatccctaatttaagaaataaattgatccaatttagaaggatgagagagtccactaggcataaatgggtcaaatgCTTCACTTGAAATCTGTATTGGAGAACAAATCAACTAAGAATGCTTAATCGTGAGAATGTTTGACTTCATGTTTTCCCCCATTGTTTCTTGTCATTCATGTTCATGTTTTGATCTGCCTGGAGTTAATtacttttgttcaaattttaGGTGTTGTGCTATGTAGCCGAACACATAACAATGTTGAATTGCACTTTTCTATAACATTTTTACCTAATTCTTGCAAGaaacttttgtattttttaatattcttcGTTTATACAAcgaagtttttttattttattttccaattAAGACATGTTTCGATGGTGTGCATGTTATAAATGGCCTACACGTTGAAGACATGCATTGACATTAAGCAGACTTGATGACATAAAGAATTTAATAGTTTCACAGTGTATCTTTAAAACCCAAGGCACTGTACAGtaaaacacaaaattgtataGCAATCTTTTCGAAGATATCTCATTGACAAAATGAATGCAATTTACATTCCAAGCTATGATGAAAAAAGTTGCGCAACAAATTgttatatcatataaaaaaagGCGCATTTCATTTAAGTCTGCATCAGGCGTTCTTGTActgatatatttaattttacaagatGACAATTTAGTTGACAATTTATCACAATTTACAATGTGCCTGTTTTTGTTTTGAGTAATTTCATAAATAGTTTATTAGTGCAATCGGTGTGAAACCGTGATTAGTATAATTCATCAAGTGTATATTCCAATTAACGACCAATACAGAAAGTTGTTATCAATATTCCGTTACTGGATGCACATTATTTTGGACCAATGCGATTTATAAACAACTAATTGTTAAATTAGTACGTTAACGTTTAATCGTTTTgcactttgaatatttttttagaacTATTGAGTCGTTCAcctgtcacagtctgacatgctacatactggtataattgtcacagtctgacaggctacgtactggtaaaattgtcacagGCTCACATGCTACGTAATGGTACCATTGAAATAGTTTGACATgccatgtactggtaccattgtcacaatcTCATAAGCAGCGTACTGGTATAATTATCTCAATCTCACATGCTACATGCTGGTACAATTGTCACAGTttcacatgctacgtactggaacCATTGAAACAGTATGATGTgacacgtactggtaccattgtaacagtctgacatggtaggtactggtacaattgtcacagtcttacttgctacgtactggtattatTGAATCAGTCAGACATGCTaggcactggtaccattgtcacagtcttacttgctatgtactggtatcattgaaacagtctgacattctaggtactggtaccattgtcacaatcTAACATGCTATATACTGAaacaattgtaacagtctgacatgctatgtactggtaccattgtcacaatctaacatgctatgtactggtacaattgtaacagtctgacatgctacctactggtaccattttcactgtctgacatgccacatactggtatcattgaaacagtctgacatgctactcactggtactattgtcacagtatcacatgctaggtactggaacaattgtaacagtctgacatgctacgtactggtaccattgtcacagtctgaactgCTACTTACTGGTTTctgtgatttctttaaatacatattagACAACAGTGCCTTACTGGCTTTTTGTTTAGTAAACggattcaaataaaaataatactatcAATGTTTTTTGTTCTGTTATCCAATTATGAAATATCCTGTAAGTATACATTTGCCGTAATATGCAAGTTATTCAGAGTCCGAGCCCACACATACTGAAACAAATGTAAAACTCGTATATATTGGACAAATTACAAGCGatattacaaataaaatttaCACTAACTTACCGTAAAGtatatttgttcaataaattCGCGTTACGCTATCGAACAAAAGATACATCATATTTATTGCTAACCAACGAAATAGTGCTCAGTGCAATAAATTTCATTTTCATACAAAAAAACTGATGTCATTTTAGCatacattaactctttcagtgctggacccgaattttaaaggcctttgcaaacagtttggatccagatgagacgccacaaaacctGGCGTCtaatcaggattcaaactgtttgatattctttgaaaaaaaaatcaaaaaaatgctaattttagaatttcagcagacaacattttagcagacgacacatttcccagcatgcaaagggttaagaatatTTATGCTGGGCATGGGCTGTAACAATCATTCAGAGCGTTGTCTAGTATCAACATTTacgctttaacccatttatgcctagtggactctccaatccttctaaattgggtcaatttatttccaaaatcagggatgtctagtatatttatttctatatttagaatatttgtaacagaaacagaaattcctttaagcaaacagcgcagacccagatgagacgccgcatcatgcctttTTCTagtcgctaggcataaatgggttaagttgtaATCTAAATCTAAACACTTTTGGAAAATATTCAAATCATAGGGAAAAACAAAGCCGACATAGCGTTTGTACCTATTGTGATTTTATTCCAATAATTAAAATTGCTATCGTATGTCATTGTGAAAGGATTTGTAATGGGTCACCTTTTGTTTGCCCTCAGATGAGGGGTATTTTCCAAACCTTAGGCAATGCCAGAGTTAGTCTATAAGTATTCTTTGTCTAAATGTTATATGCGTTTCCCCTGTTCAATTGAAGGGCAAGTCTGAGACATAACTTGCGTCCTAGTAAATCAAAGATCTAACGACAAATTAAATTATCCACATAAATCTCAATGCAAATAATCacgaatatttttaaataaacaattaaagacACGTTAACGATTGTTAGAAAAAGAAACGAATTACTAAAATTGACACATAATCGAGGTGGGTAATAATCGAATGCTATTCTTCAAATATTTATTGTCAAGACATACAACAGAATGCGTGTCACATGTGCAGTGACCATACAATGAATTGAACACGCAAACTTTACAATAAGTTGTGtgtaaaatttaaacataataatttccTTTAGGCTCATTCAACAATgttatttaatacatgaacaaaaGACTACTCTTTATTATCCTTCCCGACTCTACGGATATCAGTATGTGTCTACATGGGCACTTTTGTACATCTGCAAGGTTAAGACAGTCGTTATGTAACAATAATGCATAGCTTCACCTGATCTGTATGCATAAATTATTCGCTTGAATAGTATTCTATATTCGTACTCGATTAAGTCGTAACACGTGTTTAAAAGAATGAGAAAAATGACAGCATACCATTAATTAAGTAATTGGGtattattttatctatttttatttatGCAAATGAGGGCTCTTATATTTCCATCCATGCTCCTTAATCGACCAAACAAATGCGGGAATTATTATCAATGATGTTAAATTAAAACAGTACCTGTCCGCATTCGACGATACCTTTTTTAATAAAGTTCTAAATAGTCTTTTCATAGAGACAATGACGCAATTCAGCCATATGCcttaacattttaaaagaaac
Encoded here:
- the LOC127836358 gene encoding uncharacterized protein LOC127836358 isoform X1, whose product is MSVILSACRNTKQRAIARALKKKADKVQNRRERLKKEAELQELEAGELDAVTKMWSFEIEGEYYNVVLFLANDKDTVDIFVNDDEITNVMTDVSPEGATFDFLVGSSYKARISCSKDPGQGLVYSLTIDGYKVPECD
- the LOC127836358 gene encoding uncharacterized protein LOC127836358 isoform X2, encoding MSVILSACRNTKQRAIARALKKKADKRLKKEAELQELEAGELDAVTKMWSFEIEGEYYNVVLFLANDKDTVDIFVNDDEITNVMTDVSPEGATFDFLVGSSYKARISCSKDPGQGLVYSLTIDGYKVPECD